One region of Termitidicoccus mucosus genomic DNA includes:
- a CDS encoding rhamnogalacturonan acetylesterase — protein sequence MKKFLLAALLIIPGFMSAATPTPLRIVVIGDSTVCNYPEARPDRGWGQFLEAQFKDGTVKVTNLAAAGRSTKTFIKEGRWKKALAEKPDYVFIQFGHNDSHAPENPESTNAATDYKNYLRRYIDEAHSIGAVPVLVTPMVRRLFNDDGKLKNELQPYADAMKAVGAEKNIAVIDLHAASKELVERLGPAGAAKFANKKGDRTHFNEKGARAMLGLVMQALPVAEPRLATYLKQIPLLPSQQ from the coding sequence ATGAAAAAGTTCCTCCTTGCCGCATTGCTTATTATCCCCGGCTTCATGTCCGCCGCCACGCCGACACCGCTGCGCATCGTCGTCATAGGCGACTCGACCGTCTGCAATTATCCCGAGGCGCGCCCCGATCGTGGCTGGGGACAGTTCCTTGAGGCACAATTCAAGGACGGCACCGTCAAAGTCACCAACCTCGCCGCCGCGGGTCGGAGTACCAAGACATTTATAAAGGAAGGCCGCTGGAAAAAGGCCCTGGCGGAAAAACCCGACTACGTCTTCATCCAATTCGGCCATAACGATTCTCACGCACCGGAGAATCCCGAGTCCACCAACGCTGCCACCGATTACAAGAACTACTTGCGCCGTTATATTGACGAAGCGCACTCCATCGGCGCGGTGCCGGTTCTCGTGACGCCGATGGTGCGCAGGCTCTTCAACGACGACGGAAAACTCAAAAACGAACTCCAGCCCTACGCCGACGCGATGAAGGCGGTCGGCGCGGAAAAAAACATCGCGGTGATCGATCTGCACGCGGCGAGCAAGGAACTCGTCGAGCGACTCGGCCCGGCGGGCGCCGCCAAGTTTGCGAACAAGAAAGGCGACCGCACGCACTTCAATGAAAAAGGCGCCCGTGCGATGCTCGGTCTCGTGATGCAGGCGCTGCCAGTCGCCGAGCCCAGGCTCGCGACCTATTTGAAACAGATTCCGCTGCTGCCGTCCCAACAATAA
- a CDS encoding DUF1593 domain-containing protein codes for MRFIITLFLLATVAIAKDRPRLCVLTDIGGDPDDQQSMVRLMVYANEFQIEGLIASASGTPGELKKAITRPDLIREIVSAYGKVRVNLARHADGWPTEQELMARVKSGNPRRGHGHVGEGHDTEGSRWLIECVDAGTPERPLNIAIWGGQNDLAQALWRVKHDRGFSGLARFVQRFRVYDIMDQDGIADWMRGEFPGMCYILTVAPKDRDKRAATFRGMYLGGDESLTSREWIEVNVRGKGPLGALYPIKTWTAPNPYGCMKEGDTPSWFFFLPTGGNDPSDPARPGWGGQYEKSADGWWRDIPGLDPRAAVHRWRPQFQADFAMRMGWCME; via the coding sequence ATGCGTTTCATCATCACATTATTCCTGCTGGCGACGGTAGCGATTGCGAAGGACCGCCCGCGCCTGTGCGTGCTCACGGACATCGGCGGTGATCCCGACGATCAACAGTCCATGGTGCGTCTGATGGTGTATGCCAATGAATTCCAGATCGAAGGGCTGATCGCCAGCGCCTCCGGAACACCGGGAGAACTGAAGAAAGCCATCACGCGCCCCGATCTGATTCGCGAGATTGTATCTGCCTATGGCAAGGTGCGCGTAAATCTCGCCAGGCACGCGGATGGCTGGCCGACGGAGCAGGAACTGATGGCGCGGGTCAAGTCTGGCAATCCACGGCGCGGTCACGGACACGTCGGCGAAGGCCACGACACCGAAGGCTCGCGCTGGCTCATCGAATGTGTGGATGCCGGCACGCCGGAACGGCCATTGAACATCGCAATCTGGGGCGGGCAGAATGATTTGGCGCAGGCGCTCTGGCGCGTGAAGCATGATCGTGGCTTCTCGGGACTGGCGCGATTCGTTCAGCGCTTTCGCGTTTACGACATCATGGACCAGGACGGCATCGCCGACTGGATGCGCGGAGAGTTTCCCGGCATGTGCTACATTCTCACGGTGGCGCCGAAAGACCGCGACAAGCGCGCTGCGACATTTCGCGGTATGTATCTCGGCGGGGATGAATCGCTCACCAGTCGCGAATGGATTGAGGTGAATGTGCGTGGCAAAGGCCCGCTCGGCGCGCTTTACCCGATAAAAACATGGACCGCCCCCAACCCGTACGGTTGCATGAAAGAAGGCGACACACCCTCGTGGTTTTTCTTTCTACCGACTGGAGGCAACGATCCCTCCGACCCGGCCAGGCCCGGTTGGGGCGGCCAATATGAAAAGAGTGCCGATGGCTGGTGGCGTGATATTCCCGGACTCGATCCGCGCGCCGCCGTGCATCGTTGGCGTCCTCAATTCCAAGCCGACTTCGCCATGCGAATGGGTTGGTGCATGGAATAA
- a CDS encoding family 43 glycosylhydrolase produces the protein MQRIPMRGIWLLASLLCIAGPTIVRAQRPILPDFHADPSARVFNGKFYIYPSHDAPGARNWKGMVDWHVFSSEDMIKWNDHGVIFALKDISWADTEAWAPDCIERNGKYYFYFPAGGQIGVAVSDFSTGPFKDALGEPLVKKNEAGIRYMIDPNIFIDDDGQAYLYVGGAYQLGVVKLKEDMITRDGPIQILDMPRFYEGVWIHKRNGIYYASYPTRPPGQKANVMVYSTAKSPLGPFEYKGEILDNHSLNVHGSITEFKGQWYLVYHVAGPSNWERRVCVEPLFYNEDGSIKPVTMTPISEFDFSKGGDGSPSHSGGLGETALPKG, from the coding sequence ATGCAACGCATTCCGATGCGAGGCATCTGGCTGCTGGCCTCATTGCTCTGCATTGCGGGTCCGACCATCGTGCGGGCCCAGCGGCCGATCTTACCTGATTTCCACGCCGATCCCTCCGCCCGCGTTTTTAATGGTAAATTTTATATCTATCCCTCGCACGACGCTCCGGGAGCCAGAAACTGGAAGGGTATGGTGGACTGGCATGTCTTCTCCTCCGAGGACATGATCAAGTGGAATGATCATGGCGTCATTTTTGCCCTAAAAGACATTTCCTGGGCCGACACGGAGGCGTGGGCGCCGGATTGCATTGAACGAAACGGGAAATACTATTTTTATTTCCCCGCCGGCGGGCAAATCGGTGTGGCGGTTTCCGATTTCTCCACCGGGCCTTTTAAGGACGCGCTGGGCGAGCCACTGGTCAAAAAGAACGAGGCGGGCATCCGCTACATGATCGATCCGAATATATTTATTGATGATGACGGACAGGCATATCTCTACGTCGGCGGCGCCTATCAGCTTGGCGTCGTGAAGCTCAAGGAGGACATGATTACACGGGATGGGCCGATTCAGATTTTGGACATGCCAAGGTTTTACGAAGGTGTCTGGATTCACAAACGGAATGGCATTTATTATGCGAGCTATCCGACGAGGCCGCCCGGACAGAAGGCCAATGTGATGGTTTATAGCACGGCAAAGAGTCCGCTGGGGCCGTTTGAATACAAGGGAGAAATACTGGACAACCACTCGCTCAACGTCCACGGCTCGATCACGGAGTTCAAGGGCCAATGGTATCTCGTTTACCATGTTGCCGGTCCCAGCAACTGGGAGCGCCGCGTTTGTGTCGAACCGCTTTTTTATAATGAGGATGGCTCCATCAAACCCGTGACGATGACACCCATAAGTGAATTTGACTTCAGCAAGGGTGGGGACGGCTCGCCGAGTCATTCCGGCGGTCTCGGCGAGACCGCCCTGCCAAAGGGGTGA
- a CDS encoding glycoside hydrolase family 28 protein, with protein MKAKIDQILLWTAVSLAIGAVFVLPAATATPQAGADKIRHEEIHVEAPFFMPPIRVPVFPERDFIITDFDAKPGGETDNTVAIRNAIAACHEAGGGRVVIPAGDWLTGAIHLRSNVRLHLEKDAVLSFSDNPQDYLPAVQSSWEGWECFNYSPLVYAFRCENVAITGEGKIAPRMGTWKKWSGRPPAHMEALKRLYAMGSTGVPVEKRQMAEGENNLRPQLVQFNRCNNVLIEGVTIRDSPFWTIHLLLCDSVVVRRIDVSAHGHNNDGIDPEGTRNLLVENCRFDQGDDAIAIKSGTNHDGWRLATPSENIVIRNCTVLNGHQLIAIGSELSGGIRNVYAHDCRFEAKTKKPFNILYVKTNRRRGGFVENITVENIDASATNFRMGVFGIETDVLYQWRKLVPAYEERLTPVRNITMRNIKVGETFTPFRILGDRDLPVRNVTLDGIAINTARGQKNRYEHAENVTEKNITIGTFIEEPDKDNPNR; from the coding sequence ATGAAAGCAAAGATTGACCAGATCCTGCTTTGGACCGCGGTATCGCTGGCTATCGGGGCTGTTTTCGTGTTGCCCGCCGCCACCGCGACACCCCAGGCCGGCGCCGATAAAATCCGCCATGAGGAAATCCACGTGGAGGCGCCGTTTTTCATGCCGCCAATCCGGGTTCCGGTTTTTCCCGAGCGCGATTTTATTATCACCGATTTTGACGCGAAGCCCGGTGGTGAAACCGACAACACCGTGGCTATTCGCAACGCCATCGCCGCCTGCCACGAGGCCGGCGGCGGGCGCGTTGTCATTCCCGCCGGCGACTGGCTGACCGGCGCCATTCACCTGCGCAGCAACGTCCGTCTCCACCTCGAGAAGGATGCCGTGCTCTCCTTCAGCGACAACCCACAAGACTACCTGCCCGCCGTGCAGTCGAGCTGGGAAGGCTGGGAGTGCTTCAACTACTCGCCCCTCGTCTATGCGTTCCGCTGCGAAAACGTTGCCATCACCGGCGAAGGTAAAATCGCACCCCGCATGGGCACATGGAAAAAATGGTCGGGCCGCCCGCCCGCGCACATGGAAGCACTCAAGCGACTCTACGCGATGGGATCGACCGGTGTGCCCGTTGAAAAACGCCAGATGGCAGAGGGTGAAAACAACCTCCGCCCCCAACTCGTCCAATTCAACCGCTGCAACAACGTTCTCATCGAGGGTGTGACAATCCGCGACAGCCCCTTCTGGACGATCCACCTGCTGCTCTGCGACTCCGTTGTCGTCCGCCGCATTGACGTCTCAGCGCACGGACACAACAACGACGGCATCGACCCCGAGGGCACGCGCAACCTCCTTGTTGAAAACTGTCGCTTTGATCAGGGCGACGACGCCATCGCCATCAAGTCCGGCACCAATCACGATGGCTGGCGGCTGGCCACGCCATCCGAAAACATCGTCATCCGCAACTGCACCGTTCTCAACGGGCATCAGCTCATCGCCATCGGCAGCGAACTTTCCGGCGGCATCCGCAATGTTTACGCGCATGATTGCCGCTTCGAGGCGAAAACAAAGAAGCCGTTCAACATTCTCTATGTTAAAACCAATCGGCGGCGCGGCGGTTTTGTGGAAAACATCACGGTGGAGAACATCGACGCATCCGCCACCAATTTTCGAATGGGTGTGTTCGGCATCGAGACCGACGTTCTTTACCAATGGCGCAAACTCGTCCCCGCCTACGAGGAGCGCCTCACCCCGGTACGCAATATCACGATGAGAAATATAAAGGTCGGCGAAACCTTCACACCGTTCCGCATTCTTGGCGACAGGGACCTGCCTGTGAGAAACGTGACGCTAGACGGCATCGCCATCAACACCGCCCGTGGCCAGAAGAACCGCTATGAGCACGCCGAAAATGTCACAGAGAAAAACATCACGATCGGCACCTTCATCGAGGAGCCCGACAAAGACAACCCGAACAGGTAA
- a CDS encoding AAA family ATPase — translation MESVLRRGELGLSHPGRPKGSFLFVGPTGTGKTEITNAFTGYLFGGAKPLRFDMSEYQNQASVEKLIGEKVGDIGLLGRALAKTEAAQGDGGGGNGGTLLFDEIEKAHPLVLDLFLQILDDASITLASGERKNLSGYYIVCTSNIGAAEAMRMQSAPFASIERTVLARVNQTLRPELVGRMTEKVVFARLPYAVQREICEAMIAGELARLRGLGHDLEITPDDVEAILRAGFHKTLGARPMRSAVERFLQDRVAVALLMKAACKMH, via the coding sequence GTGGAATCGGTGTTGCGGCGCGGCGAACTCGGCCTCTCTCATCCGGGACGGCCCAAAGGCTCGTTCCTCTTCGTCGGCCCGACGGGGACGGGCAAGACGGAGATAACGAATGCGTTCACGGGGTATTTGTTCGGCGGGGCGAAGCCGCTGCGCTTTGACATGTCGGAATACCAAAACCAAGCCTCGGTTGAAAAACTGATTGGCGAGAAGGTCGGCGATATTGGCTTGCTTGGCCGGGCGCTGGCGAAGACGGAGGCCGCGCAGGGCGACGGTGGCGGCGGCAATGGCGGAACTCTTTTGTTTGATGAAATCGAAAAGGCGCATCCACTCGTGCTGGACTTGTTTTTGCAGATTCTGGATGACGCGAGCATTACGCTGGCAAGCGGCGAGAGGAAAAACCTTTCGGGATATTATATCGTATGCACATCGAACATCGGCGCGGCGGAGGCGATGCGGATGCAGTCCGCACCGTTCGCGAGCATTGAGCGCACGGTATTGGCGCGGGTGAATCAAACACTGCGTCCCGAACTGGTGGGGCGCATGACGGAAAAGGTGGTGTTTGCGCGGTTGCCGTATGCGGTGCAGCGGGAGATTTGCGAGGCCATGATCGCGGGCGAACTGGCGCGGCTGCGCGGGCTCGGGCATGATTTGGAAATCACGCCCGACGATGTGGAGGCGATCCTGCGGGCGGGGTTTCACAAGACGCTTGGCGCGCGTCCCATGCGCAGCGCGGTCGAGCGATTCTTGCAAGACCGAGTGGCCGTAGCACTATTGATGAAAGCTGCATGCAAAATGCATTAA
- a CDS encoding type IV secretory system conjugative DNA transfer family protein yields the protein MLFRFLLAAVSLGCAFFARRAAMPPGAALAMTAVFAVFAVWQVACGVMAARGRPRVRPILTLGGFSWSLNDFCRGWLVTGETGSGKTLSAINAMLWQVSKNCPHWGGICIDDKGLYWETLSAMFRHLGREQDLILLQVRPDGAPADWEPPHTFNYLEDARLPFSAKAKDVCDVAASLGQDGDQSFFKTQAEIQMDFAFQALECAGLSVTLNHAYEMLSSDAWTKDIIGILDEKNTPESRELMEYYETQIASQPKDQLGGVRGTLANRLKHFTHPDIARVFCPEKSTLSFAEIDRGKVICVSIPQRFKTERRYIHTLLKLVFYSHVLLRFDRTSKERANDNLLILWADEAQKIVTANHDGTSDYNVVDVMREARATVVAATQSYTSLIPPIGDEQKARVFIANMANRVMFKAADEESAKIAADTLGKKKYRKHSYGYSAGRRTSSYSEEEKYYIEPHEFRRLRKFQAVVQHCEAGFRRVVLPPRDADGRVCGWFR from the coding sequence ATGCTGTTTCGTTTTCTTCTCGCTGCCGTGAGCCTTGGCTGCGCGTTTTTCGCGCGGCGCGCCGCCATGCCGCCGGGCGCGGCGCTGGCGATGACGGCGGTGTTCGCCGTGTTTGCCGTCTGGCAGGTGGCGTGCGGTGTGATGGCGGCGCGCGGTCGCCCGCGTGTGAGGCCGATTCTGACGCTGGGCGGGTTTTCGTGGTCGCTGAATGATTTTTGCCGGGGCTGGCTGGTGACGGGCGAGACGGGTTCGGGGAAAACGCTCTCGGCCATCAACGCCATGCTCTGGCAGGTCTCGAAAAACTGTCCGCACTGGGGTGGCATCTGCATCGATGACAAGGGGCTTTACTGGGAGACGCTTTCGGCGATGTTCAGGCACCTCGGGCGCGAACAGGACTTGATTTTGCTGCAAGTGCGGCCGGACGGCGCGCCTGCGGATTGGGAGCCGCCGCACACGTTCAACTATCTTGAGGACGCGCGCCTGCCCTTTTCGGCCAAGGCGAAGGATGTCTGCGATGTCGCCGCCTCGCTCGGGCAGGACGGCGACCAGTCGTTTTTCAAGACACAGGCGGAAATCCAGATGGATTTTGCGTTTCAGGCGCTGGAGTGCGCCGGGTTGTCCGTCACGCTCAACCACGCCTATGAAATGCTCTCATCGGACGCATGGACGAAGGACATTATCGGCATACTGGATGAAAAAAACACGCCGGAGTCGCGCGAACTGATGGAGTATTACGAAACGCAGATCGCCAGCCAGCCGAAGGATCAACTGGGCGGCGTGCGCGGCACGCTGGCGAACCGGTTGAAGCATTTTACGCATCCCGACATCGCGAGGGTGTTTTGTCCCGAGAAATCAACGCTTTCGTTTGCGGAGATCGACCGGGGCAAGGTGATTTGCGTTTCGATTCCGCAACGTTTCAAAACGGAACGCAGATACATTCACACGCTGCTCAAGCTCGTGTTCTATTCGCATGTGCTGCTGCGCTTCGACCGCACCTCGAAGGAGCGGGCGAATGACAATTTATTAATATTATGGGCTGACGAGGCGCAAAAAATCGTGACGGCGAATCACGATGGCACGAGTGATTACAATGTCGTGGACGTGATGCGCGAGGCCAGGGCGACGGTGGTCGCGGCGACGCAGAGTTACACGTCGCTCATTCCGCCGATTGGCGACGAGCAAAAGGCCCGGGTTTTTATCGCGAACATGGCGAACCGCGTCATGTTCAAGGCCGCCGACGAGGAATCCGCGAAAATCGCGGCGGATACGCTGGGCAAGAAGAAGTATAGGAAACACAGTTATGGTTACTCTGCCGGCAGGCGGACATCCTCCTATTCCGAGGAGGAAAAGTATTATATAGAGCCGCACGAGTTTCGGCGGTTGCGGAAGTTTCAGGCGGTCGTGCAGCACTGCGAGGCCGGGTTTCGGCGCGTGGTGCTGCCGCCGCGCGATGCGGACGGGCGCGTGTGCGGATGGTTTCGTTAA